From a single Aspergillus puulaauensis MK2 DNA, chromosome 2, nearly complete sequence genomic region:
- a CDS encoding NAD-dependent succinate-semialdehyde dehydrogenase (COG:C;~EggNog:ENOG410PME7;~InterPro:IPR010102,IPR015590,IPR029510,IPR016160, IPR016161,IPR016162,IPR016163;~PFAM:PF00171;~go_function: GO:0009013 - succinate-semialdehyde dehydrogenase [NAD(P)+] activity [Evidence IEA];~go_function: GO:0016491 - oxidoreductase activity [Evidence IEA];~go_function: GO:0016620 - oxidoreductase activity, acting on the aldehyde or oxo group of donors, NAD or NADP as acceptor [Evidence IEA];~go_process: GO:0009450 - gamma-aminobutyric acid catabolic process [Evidence IEA];~go_process: GO:0055114 - oxidation-reduction process [Evidence IEA]): MTDSPKLNDPSLFVGKNYVGGHWIESASRKRFDVHDPASGSLIGTCPESTPQDAEQAIRAAAAALPVWRTRTGRDRSRILRKWYELVIQNKEDLATLITWENGKARPDAAGEVLFAASFLEWFAEEAPRVYGDVVPHSQPGFRVSVLKEPVGVVGLITPWNFPAAMITRKLGPALAAGCTAVVKTAGETPFTANALLILGERAGVPKGVINSIAALENTPVIGQTLCASNTVRKISFTGSTRVGKILMNQSSDTLKKLSLELGGNAPFIVFDDADLDLAVAGAVASKFKSSGQTCVCSNRIFVQKGVYSEFVRRLKEVVQGFRVGPGFDSSTTHGPLVIAGAAARVESLIADSVKAGAKVEAGGRRRSDLGPNFVEPTILTNVTTDMRLMEEEIFGPVAPILSFEDESQVVDIANKCDVGLASYVFSQDVNRVARVTDLLSFGMVALKTGVVSDAAAPFGGVKHSGLGREGSKYGIEDYLNVKTVITGNINVVHRASL; this comes from the exons ATGACCGACTCACCCAAACTAAACGACCCCTCGCTCTTTGTGGGCAAGAACTATGTCGGCGGCCACTGGATCGAGTCTGCATCGCGGAAAAGATTCGACGTCCACG ACCCCGCCAGTGGCTCTCTAATCGGAACATGCCCCGAATCAACCCCCCAAGATGCCGAACAAGCCATCcgcgccgccgcagcagcgtTGCCAGTCTGGCGCACTCGAACAGGCCGCGACCGCTCGCGCATCCTGCGAAAGTGGTACGAGCTCGTTATCCAGAATAAAGAGGACCTGGCGACACTCATCACCTGGGAGAACGGGAAGGCCAGGCCCGATGCCGCGGGGGAGGTGCTCTTTGCAGCGAGTTTCCTGGAGTGgtttgcggaggaggcgCCGAGGGTATACGGTGATGTTGTGCCGCACTCGCAGCCTGGGTTTAGGGTTTCGGTGCTCAAGGAGCCCGTAGGTGTTGTTGGGCTTATTACACC ATGGAACTTCCCTGCGGCGATGATAACGCGCAAACTCGGGCCCGCGCTTGCAGCTGGCTGTACAGCGGTTGTGAAAACAGCAGGCGAGACACCCTTTACAGCGAATGCCTTGCTAATCCTCGGTGAAAGAGCCGGCGTACCAAAGGGCGTGATCAACAGTATCGCAGCCTTGGAGAATACACCTGTAATCGGGCAGACACTGTGCGCGTCGAACACCGTGCGCAAGATCTCATTCACGGGCTCGACTCGCGTGGGCAAGATCCTGATGAACCAGTCTAGTGATACGTTGAAGAAACTGAGtctggagcttggagggAATGCGCCCTTCATTGTGTTTGACGATGCGGATTTGGATCTTGCGGTTGCGGGGGCCGTTGCGAGTAAGTTTAAGTCGTCGGGGCAGACTTGTGTTTGTTCGAATCGGATCTTTGTGCAAAAAGGGGTTTATAGTGAGTTtgtgaggaggttgaaggaGGTTGTGCAGGGATTCAGGGTTGGACCTGGGTTTGATAGTAGCACTACTCACGGGCCGCTTGTTatcgctggcgctgctgcGCGGGTAGAGTCTCTAATTGCAGATTCTGTCAAGGCAGGAGCTAAAGtagaagctggaggaagacgcCGGTCTGATCTTG GACCCAATTTCGTCGAGCCCACGATCTTGACAAACGTCACCACAGACATGCGACtaatggaggaggagatatTCGGTCCTGTCGCGCCAATCCTTAGCTTCGAAGACGAGAGCCAGGTCGTGGACATCGCAAACAAGTGTGATGTCGGTCTAGCGTCTTATGTCTTCTCGCAGGACGTCAACCGTGTTGCGCGTGTTACAGACCTTCTGTCCTTTGGAATGGTTGCATTGAAAACTGGCGTTGTGTCA